TTTCAGATTTGTACAACCAAGCTTGCGCTCAATGCCACATAAGTACCGCTCATCATCATATCAGAAAACAATACACTCAATTATGTGATTTGGGAAACTAAAGACTTCTTTAGATTATCAAATTAGTATTTTTGATTCAGTGCTTggttcaaaaataattttcaatgttTGAGTGCATACCAATTGACTCAAATGGTCAGATCTTCGGTTCCTTAATTCAACACTAAGTCAAAAAATTTCAACCGTCCAAAAACAAATCAAACTCAATTCAATCAACAAACCATATCATTCAATTcaacacaaataaaaatcaaattcacaACATACCAatttcaattagaaaaaaatatctaactCAAGCACACTAAAACATCTAGTTTCCCTTACCTGAAAGACGACTAGAATAACTCAAAGACCTTTAAAGCACCCTTAAACACACATATAGCTCAAACTGCCCCTGTGAAAAACGCAAACACGATAAAGACATATCAATACGACCACTAATCAACATTGACTCACAAAATGAGCACAAATGTTACATACAAGCTGAACAAAAGCCACATGCAGAAGAAAGACCAATTGACCAAAAAGAGGACATAAAATCCACTTACTATGTTGAAGAAATTGATCAAGTAATCTTGATGAGTTCACCTCGTGCTACAATATCTAATCTTCAAAAGAATAATCAATTTATGAGATATCTCATATAGAAGAGAAAGAGTTCtaaaaaagattttataaaaaaaaacgtattttaaaataataatacttatttatagaaattttatttattctttatactttttaacattaaaataattaacttttttccattttaaactCAATTGTAAAACACTACTTTTTTTAGACTCTTAGATCttaacttaaaagaaaacattttcaaGTAAAATACTTCTTATTCAAATACTCTCTCAAatgaaacatttttaatttgagCTAAAAACCTCACTCAAACTAAATTTTTCCAAAAGAACAATTTTCTTGGTGTTGAAGTTTGTTCAAATGAGATTTGCTTAAACATCTTTTATATggtgaaatttaataaatgcgttgtatatgaatataatatataaacaaattataaagtGTTATTGGATTACTGAAGTGAGATATAAAGTGTTAATGGTGACAATACATGTATAATGGAGTATTATTATTGATAAGTTGTGAATCAGTAAATGTGATTGATAATATGCTGTACATGTGAATATAAGTGGTatcaatgtcattttttttttgcatatttaATAGTTAACAAAAAAGAATACTATTAAAATGTGTTATAAATATTAACTTAGATGTTTGACCaaaatataaagattttaataatatattaagtcaaatagataaataaataacacaGTGAAAAGTAGACTAATGCTTTATACGCAAAAATTCagttaaaaatcataaatacttatataaaaaatgttaagaacATTATgaattaagattatttttaatattatttgttatggTTAGTCACATATTAACTACAATATATCTCTAATAAACTATtaacacaattttcttttatgttactattatatttataagctATGATCATTTtttatacatgagagtaaatatatttataggtgGTGGTGTATGAAAGAAATTAAAGTTGTCCAAATAGATTATACTAcagattaattatttaatgagtAAAAAACTCACTCACTTGTTAATAAatccaaaaaatttaaatccgaACTTATCACATGTTTGTAAGTTAAACAAATTAGTtcatttaattaacatttttttttcaatcacaaaaaaaattacaatttttttaattgaaatctaaataaacttttatccaaatacaatacaaaatgattttaaactctaaatacaaatcaaaatcacaaaaatacaatacaatacaaATTTGAATACATTTAGAAATAAGAATTCAATTGTGTTtcctattttaatataatataatatttacaattacGAGCCTATTGATGGATAATCCAATTCAtcatataatcaatttaaatgAATCGAACTTTTAGTccatcaaattcatttttattcatgctgaaatttatatttttttaatataacagtGAATGAGATTGGTTAACaagttttaattcattttcaaagtaaaaaaccaatatacatttttatataaatcaatattatgaaaaagtttATCACGAGTGACTTggatttataatatttgaatttctaagaatgtgaaagatatagtaattaattaaaatgacttGTTTCAATTTCTAATACTTAAAAAAGATAGCTGCAAAATATATTagttaattaaagaaaatttacgACATAcgtttcaaaactaaaataataataattttattagtgCTGTAAATTCAATACCCATGCACCATCAAACACGCAACAGAATTTAATACTTATGttcaagaaatataaaattacaaattttatccttttaaaattttcctcaattttttatttttttaattttgatttatatattttgaaaatatttaattttatatacattatattttattatagttaaaatataaacCTAGTATACACGATTAAGATtagataaaagataatttaacatttaaaataaaaataaaaatattaaatattagagATTAGAGTAAAATTATgattctttaaattttgaattatattttaataaaaaaacaaggcTGCAAGTCAGTGTTGGATGGCCAACCTTGCTGTGGCCGGTAACctgatttagaaaataattttagtttattaaaataaaaaatagaacagttattttaaatatagataCTTTCTAGTTAAATAATTAGATTCACATGCTTTCACGGGGTATGGCAattctttcaaagtaaggtttTACATGTTTACCTACTTTATTgccattgatttattttttctctattattattattattattattattattattattattattattattattattattattattattagtataatttgTGATAACTACGGTTTTAAGGAAACTTAAATACGGTCTtttaaatctttcaaaatttcgtgtaaaattaataaatatgcatattattattgaaaatctACGATAGAAATATactaaaatcattaaatattatatgttttaaactttattatcttaaaaatataataattgttgttgttattattattataataattattattttaattgcagCATTTATTTGGAGCTTTACTATATTTTCCCAttaaaaaattttcaactttCATTGAAGCAGCTTTGGAAAACCCATCCAGCCAACAGGTTTTTTCCAACTCTTGAAATTTTCaagttgttttaaattttcGGAGCAAACggtttttcactttttctctgctcttttttctttttccgtgtttcatttttcattttccttttaattttcactttctGGGTTGAGTGAGCAAGTTAAGTTCTGGAAAGAGctgaaaaaaaatcttaatacaATATTGCAGCTTCAGAAGAGTCTTGCTGAAGTGTGTGGAATCTTTGTGACTGGGCATGATCTTTGCATTCTGAACAGTATTCAGTTTTATGTTGGTATGTAaaaaaaaccatatttttttattattttaaattttttgtgaaCTGAATTTTTTCTTCAGTTTCAGCTTTCTGTCTTTTAAAAGTTTAGGTAAATGCTTGGTACGAAGCAGGTTTATGCAAAAGGGTGCTTTTCATATGTTTTATAAAGTCTTTTTAGTATATTTGGtcggttttgttttgttttgagttGGAGCTAACAAATATTAGAAgtaaatgattgattttttaACCAAAATTTGCATGATGTTTTAGTTTGAGTTTGTTATTTTCAAGCATGTTTTCATAGTTATCTTACCTTTATTTGTTTCAAAGTTGTATTAACATAGCCAAATAGtcactgttttttcttttccatttcttttaatGGCTATTTCATCGTCCTTTATGTTACAAATCGAATTTCTGGTTTCAGTACTTGAAAGTTGAATAATTGATAACTGAGCAAGTACCCATTTTTCCTACATGGaaacagaaaaggaaaaaaaacctTGTAAGGAAATAACTGCATATTTTTTCATATGATGTTCTTCTACTCAAACCAAGCGTACTGTGAATTCATGGCTAAAGTTCTGAATGGATCTGCTAATTCATCTGAACAACTTCTAAAGAAACCAAAGTCttgtcttttgtttttcttttccctaGTTTGTTGGAATCCTTTGATGGGTTTTCACTTTGGCTTCCTAGCATGTTCAAgaaggttcaaatttttggttttGCTAAAGACTCCAACATTTGCAATTGCATGTTCTCTCTAATGGGCCATTTTGAATTCTGACATGCAGATGCTGGTTTGATTGAAGGGACTAAGGAAAGGGAAGTGTTTGATATATGCATGGAAGGAAGAGAAGGGATGAGTTCTGGGGTTACAGTGATAGGAGCAGAAGCTCCATCAGCCTATCACATGGCACCAAGGAGTGAAGCTCCAAGTCAGGGTGGTCCTCCGGTGCCTGAAGCACCAGCTGCAGCTATTGGTGTGTCACCAGTGAGTGTGGCATTTGATGGAACATCAGTTAAGAAGAAAAGGGGCAGACCAAGAAAATATGGACCAGATGGGTTGGTGAATATGGCATTGTCACCAATGCCAATCTCATCTTCAGCACCATTTTCTAATAACTTTTCATCTGGGAAGCGGGGGAGACCAAAGGGGATGGATTACAAGCTGCCAAAGAAAGTTGGAGTGCATTATCTTGGTAATGAGATTTGATACTTGTTCTTAGCCTTAACATTTGGtagtttctttctttgtttgACAGGGAAATTACTTTTCTTGCTTCTTCAAGTTTGATTCTGATAAAACTTAGACAAAACCTTAATATTCTGCTGTCTGCAACACATTAGCCACCATGCTTGAATACATGGAAAATgtctgtctttttttttatttgcaaatacTTGAAAGAACTCATCCTTTTCGTTCTGTGGACTTTTTTTGAAAGAGGTGAAATAATTGTTTCCATGAATAGAAAGGTGTTTTCTACGTTAGTAAGGGAGTGTTGAATTGCTGTCTGACCACAGTATTAAGGTTTTGTTGGTTGCTATAACTACATGAGCTGCATTTGCCTCTATTCTTAAGGTTTTAGAAGTCTCCTCATAGTTCATAATGTATATATCCTGGAACAAATATGTATTGTTCTTACATACTGTATTATTTGACTgctatttttgaaatttataactaattaattacTTAAAGTTTCAACTAATTTCGACTAACATCTATTGCTGCTACTTCTGTAGGTGGCTCTGATGGTACAAGCTTTATGCCCCATATCATTACTGTCAATAGTGGCGAGGTATGCTTTGAGGGAAgggaaaaaaatttattttatcttcatttGAAACATGAGTTTGTTTAAATTTCTCTCTTAAACTACCATATATTTCATAACTTTGAGTGtctgaattgaaatatatacgTTTTAGATTTCTGTCATTAACTCACCCTGCATATAAGGATATTGTGGCTCGAGGAATCATGTTTTGTTTCCTTGATCTATTTGTTTATATGGAATGCAAGGATGACGtggtttgaatttttgtttttctctgaTACCATATTTATGTTTGCTATAGAAAGTGATTGGGAGAAAATAAATTCCGTTAATAGTGTAAAATGAATTCACCCCAACTTTAACAGAATTACATCATGTGCTTACCAAGATCTAAGTAACTGATAAACTGTGAGTAACTTACAAAACTGACTAACTCTCGTAGTAACTAACAATGTTATATATTTGAACAGACTAATCTACTGCTATAcaaggtaaaataaaatgagaaaacTATACTCCAATAGTTATATACAAGTTTTTTGTGCTTATGCTGATAATTGTTGTTGCATAGTATATTGGTGTTTGGGATGTTGCACGCTTATATTACTTTGTTATGAAGTACgttttcttctcaaaagaattatattattttgttcattAGTTAAATTAGGTGTATAATATTGAACAAGGACGAAGTAAAAGATCTATATTGGGGCCTTAAAACATTTTTCGGAAGTGCAAAACATGCAGTGTGGTTTGTTTTCGACCCATTTTCTTTTGTCGAGGATTTTAGCTCAAGTGTAATGTATTTGTTGCTACACTTCGGTTCTAGATCTGCAGTATGGCACGATGAACAAACAATAGTTGTATGTGGTTCTATTTCATCATGTGAAGTCAATGCAAATTTAGctgtatttattaaatttcaaaacaaaaactgatTAAAAGAGATAAGTTTCAAGTGTTTTTGCATTCCTATCTCTATTCAACAGGGAAAACCCTGTATTTTGATATTCCCTTAACGTGCATTGTATACTGTAATGTTTCCTGCAGAATAGAAAATTGAATACTGTTATTTGTTTTGCACTATTGTTGTTTCAGGACATAGCAATGAAGGTCATATCTTTTTCTCAACAAGGACCGCGTGCTATATGCATCTTATCTGCTAGTGGTGTAATTTCAAATGTTACACTTCGTCAGCCTGATTCTTCTGGGGGAACTTTGACCTATGAGGTGCTGCTGTTAATCGTCTAATTAGTAcatgttttgtattttatttgagtttaaaCTTGCCTTTCTGTAACTCAGTTCTGAATTTGTTTCTGTCTCACATATCATGCTTTTGGAAATTATGAATGAAGTAGGCATACCCTTTTGTAATACTAGAATTAAAATAGCTGCTCTGGTAAGGACTTTTGAAATAGGAGAAGCAAAACCTTTGGTGTATAATTATGTCTTGTTGGCAATTTGCAAATTGTAATATTGTATATGATCATCATTCACTTAGAAATTGTACTTAGCCATTTGATTTCTGATACTAGGTTCATCATGAAGATGCAGGGTGCTCTTAATCGTatgtttacttttctttttccttttctgtaGGGCCGTTTTGAGATACTTTCCTTGTCTGGATCATTCATGCCTACTGAAAACCAAGGAACAAGAAGCAGGTCTGGAGGAATGAGTGTTTCATTGTCAAGTCCAGATGGTCGTGTTGTAGGTGGTGGAGTGGCTGGTCTACTTGTAGCAGCAGGTCCTGTGCAGGTGAACATTCCTCACTCAATGTTATTCCCAATGATGAATGTGATCATGTGTATGGTTTGAGTGCTAAGGACTAATGTTGAATTCATAGAAGTCTTCAACATACCATATTTTCTGTGTTGTCGAAAGCTTCAACAAGAAGTTAGACATAGCATTTCATTCCTCAAGGCTCAAATGAAGGATCACTTGGATGCCTTTATGTTATCAGGTGGTGGTGGGAAGTTTTTTGCCATGCAGCCAGCAAGATCTGAAGCCAAAGAAGCCAAAGTCTGATTATGCACCTGCTACTGTTACCCCTTCCATTGCAGTGTCTTCTGGACCACCACCCTCTACCAATGGTGGTGAAAAGGAGGTTGTCATGGGTGGACACATACTGCACAACTCAGGAGCAACGCTTAACACAAACCTATCTCCTCCTCCCTCGGCCTTTCGCCGGGAAAACTGGGTGAACATGCACTCGATGACAGATTCAATGAAGTCAGCCACTGATATCAACATATCCTTGCCTGATAGTTAAGTAGATGATCAACCTGAAGTTGCAGATTCTCATGTGTTGCTGACAACATTCATGACTGAgctatttatttaatgtttccAAAGTTGTTCTCTGTGCGTAGTTTCCACTTGTTTCAAAACCTATTATCTGTTGTTTATGACCATAGGATGAAATAGTTGACTAGCAGTGTAAGTTGCAGCTAGGTTTCTACAATTTTCTTTGCCTATCAGAGCATCTGATTCCTCGGCTGATTAGGTAGATGCTGCATTGTGCAGTATTATGAGTAGGCTAATTCGGATGTAATCAAAATTAACTTGCTTATTTTACAACTCAATTTGTTGGAACTTTTATGTTCATCTATCTAGTCACTTGATGTTATGACTATACTTGCTTTTAATAAGTTTAATGttgtatatatttgaaatttctaGACTTGGAAAGAATGCATAAATGTAGACTGATGTAGGTAAGTGTTGGTATTTTCATATGGGAAGATATCAAACTGTATTTATGACAGCACTTTCTCCTAAGAAATAAATAGGAAAACTGAGAATTGTTATAAATAGAAGTTGGTTGAAAGAAATAAATGGAAGAACTGAGGCAATAATGAATACAACTTTAAACATTCAACAAAGATGACAATCTTCCTGTCTGCATCTTTGGTTCAGAATTTTAGATAGTTAACCAATATGATTCTGCCACCTGTAGAAAATAACTGAGTTTTTGCACATTGGATACGTTTAAGTAGACTGGTTGCTAAAATCAcccatttttcttttgaaaatgatATCAGTTAGACATTTTGGTTCAAATGTTAAGAGTTCATAATTTGAACTTCTCTGATTGTCCTTTATTTGAACTGCggtatgtatatattaatttggCCTTTGACTTTGGTTTACATTAGTAGGTTTGATTTCTTGGATAAAATTGACTGATTTTGTATAGTTAAAAATCGAATTGATCTTCATTAATGAAAAATGTTTCGTTAcatataatagttttatatcgtttaaaagttaaaatctaagtataatttaatatatttttcttttttttaactttctaatgtgtttttaaaagataaaatgttacaaaagttatatgtttcaaaatagaaaatatcttaaatacaatttgtttttttttataaaagttataaattttaaagtgGACAATATCTTGAATATTTAAcaagaataattaataattaaactttgtatctgtatttgtatttttagttatttcatAGCTCattcaagttttaaaaaaatataaagatgaatttgacaGGTTAAAAACTAGAATTGACATATAAATGAACGAGCAAGCATATGAAAATCTTCTTTACATCTTGCAACTCTATTCATATACATCTTTATACTAAATAGATTAAAATGAAGATTGAAATTCATGTTTAAGATAAAAGCCATATTTAAACTTCTTATTAAAAGTATGTTGGAAGAAGCCCTATGATTCTAGTGTGAAGTGACTGTTTACTATTTAAAGTagtttaaatcaaattttaccaAGACAAgcaaattatcaaaacaaaaaaagtaacATTCCACAAATTTTAAGCATACCTAATCTGAAATCATCCTCCAATTAGTGACTTTCTACTATGAtgttaaataaatgtgtttAAATGGAAGTTCTTCCCATTGTTGGTATCTTTGAAAATTAGTAGCTAAACTTTTTATTCAATTGCTTCATTCTAGGTCTCATTCTCCATTCattttcaaactaaaatatattttgtatagaGCAATCTTCATTGCTTGAAGTactaaaacactaaaaaaagtcgtgtttatgttttaattaaacaaaCCCTTGGATAAATACTAACCATGAATTATCAAAGTTGAAGTCATCCCTTCaacacaaatttatataaataatattttttttaaaagtcatcacatttattataatattatctcatttaaattgatatgtcaataaattaattatttatcatcacataaaaatattattaaaaaaataacaaaagaaaaacacataaaaccAAACTAAACTTACATacataacaattgttttttcaaaagaagttaaataacataaaaaaatttatatgtattgTGAAAGAAATAAGCATGTttatgaaaagtaaaataaaaaggttaGGTTGAGTTGAAATAGAAATGTTgcatttaaaagaattaaagaaaagatgATATGTTTTTAGGTataaaaaaagagtgaaaataagATAGGATAGAGTAGAGGTTGCTTTTGTGTTCCCTAGAAGTTAAGCTAGTTATGGAAGGAAGGTTtttaggaaaagaagaaaagtgtAAAGTGTAGTTCACTTTTTCACAAGAATAAATGTTACATACGTCAAACACTTTGATTGTCACCCACTCCCTATCAAGAAATTTGTGCCTTAGCAAATGAGTAATAGCATTAATGTCTTcatttaatttcactttctttcttcaaCCATAATCAATGCACAACTCTAattctttcataattttttgtACCAAACCTTAAAAGAATTCGTCCTTTCGTCTAAAAATGTAATTGAaggttttttatataaataaaaaataaaaaattcaacaaaacttttatttccttttctttcttttatctttttttaattagcTTCCTACGCCCAAATTTTTATAGACCCGTTTCACCCAGCCTCCTATTGGAAATGTacctagaagaagaaaaaaatataggCATTGGATAAAATGATATCCAATGGTTGAAAAAAATTGGCTAGTTTGTGcataatatttattactataaataataaagaagacagtaaaatatttcaaattcattaatatacatattttttgttccttttgttgttataattaaaatgattgaattctcctttttttttccacaaagactctaaatatttgaattaattcattttgattttcttttgatCAGAATTTACTGATAAAGAATGTTATATTTTAACTCAAATTTTGGGTCCCAATTTTTCTGTCTTCAAAATCTTACCTCCCATCACGAAatcttaataattataaaaaggaggaaaatataaagaataaagtGAAGTTATTTAAACTAGATTGAATTTGAGTTACAAAATGTAATAAACCAAACaagataatgtttttttttaaacctacgctattatttttttctcaacatTCGTGAGTCCAAAccgtttgttaatttttgttttttttttcaattgtaaacttcaaattatttaagtaatttttttttgtaaataataggtttaattaaaaaattaaactaaatttgagtaaaataataggtttaattacatttttaattctaaaatataggataaatatatttttagtttctcaatttttaaaaaatatatttcattttagtcCTTCAAAATTTAGT
This sequence is a window from Vigna angularis cultivar LongXiaoDou No.4 chromosome 2, ASM1680809v1, whole genome shotgun sequence. Protein-coding genes within it:
- the LOC108327010 gene encoding AT-hook motif nuclear-localized protein 7 — protein: MEGREGMSSGVTVIGAEAPSAYHMAPRSEAPSQGGPPVPEAPAAAIGVSPVSVAFDGTSVKKKRGRPRKYGPDGLVNMALSPMPISSSAPFSNNFSSGKRGRPKGMDYKLPKKVGVHYLGGSDGTSFMPHIITVNSGEDIAMKVISFSQQGPRAICILSASGVISNVTLRQPDSSGGTLTYEGRFEILSLSGSFMPTENQGTRSRSGGMSVSLSSPDGRVVGGGVAGLLVAAGPVQVVVGSFLPCSQQDLKPKKPKSDYAPATVTPSIAVSSGPPPSTNGGEKEVVMGGHILHNSGATLNTNLSPPPSAFRRENWVNMHSMTDSMKSATDINISLPDS